One region of Kytococcus sedentarius DSM 20547 genomic DNA includes:
- a CDS encoding heavy-metal-associated domain-containing protein → MSTTEYTVTGMTCGHCEMSVREEVSEVPGVQDVQVSHETGRLTVDGSDDVNQDAVIAAVEEAGYSAVRA, encoded by the coding sequence ATGAGCACCACCGAGTACACCGTCACCGGCATGACCTGCGGCCACTGCGAGATGTCCGTGCGCGAGGAGGTCTCCGAGGTCCCCGGCGTCCAGGACGTGCAGGTGAGCCACGAGACCGGGCGCCTGACCGTGGACGGCAGCGACGACGTCAACCAGGACGCCGTCATCGCCGCGGTCGAGGAGGCCGGCTACAGCGCCGTGCGCGCCTGA
- the fahA gene encoding fumarylacetoacetase, which yields MIAWPDLPADHPFGPKNLPYGAFLTEDAPSARLGVRIGDQVLDLAGAVRAQGLDDGTVWAAALLEPTLNRLLELGHTAWAGARSWVTGLFADPAQADAVRPHLIDLDRVELVLPFRPADYVDFYASEHHATNVGSIFRPDQAALTPNWKHLPIGYHGRSSTLVVSGTDIVRPQGQRKPKDADAPTFGPSQRLDIEAELGFLVGGPTAVGSRVSVDDAAQHLFGAMLFNDWSARDIQAWEYVPLGPFLGKSFASSVGAWVVPMDALAAARTELPAQDPQPLEYLRGDGSGLFGLDIQMEVRLNGTVVARPPYAEMYWSPAQMLAHMTVNGAALSAADVFASGTVSGDDKDKRGSFLELSWSGQEPIVLEDGSERSFLEDGDTVTITGWAPGPDGSRIGLGEVTGTILPATPLG from the coding sequence ATGATCGCCTGGCCCGACCTGCCCGCCGACCACCCCTTCGGCCCGAAGAACCTGCCCTACGGGGCGTTCCTGACCGAGGACGCCCCCAGCGCGCGCCTGGGCGTCCGCATCGGCGACCAGGTGCTCGACCTGGCCGGCGCGGTCCGTGCGCAGGGCCTCGACGACGGCACCGTGTGGGCCGCTGCCCTGCTCGAACCCACCCTCAACCGTCTCCTCGAGCTCGGCCACACGGCGTGGGCCGGCGCCCGCTCCTGGGTCACCGGCCTCTTCGCGGACCCCGCGCAGGCCGATGCGGTGCGCCCCCACCTCATCGACCTGGACCGGGTGGAGCTCGTGCTGCCCTTCCGCCCGGCGGACTACGTGGACTTCTACGCCTCGGAGCACCACGCCACGAACGTCGGCTCGATCTTCCGCCCGGACCAGGCGGCGCTGACGCCGAACTGGAAGCACCTGCCGATCGGCTACCACGGCCGCAGCTCCACCCTCGTGGTCTCGGGCACGGACATCGTGCGCCCGCAGGGGCAGCGCAAGCCCAAGGATGCGGATGCGCCGACCTTCGGCCCCAGCCAGCGGCTCGACATCGAGGCCGAGCTCGGCTTCCTCGTCGGCGGGCCGACGGCGGTGGGCTCGCGCGTGTCCGTGGACGATGCCGCGCAGCACCTCTTCGGCGCGATGCTGTTCAACGACTGGTCGGCCCGGGACATCCAGGCCTGGGAGTACGTGCCCCTGGGCCCCTTCCTGGGCAAGTCCTTCGCCTCCTCGGTCGGTGCTTGGGTCGTGCCGATGGACGCCCTGGCCGCGGCCCGCACCGAGCTGCCGGCCCAGGACCCGCAGCCGCTGGAGTACCTGCGGGGCGACGGGTCCGGGCTGTTCGGGCTGGACATCCAGATGGAGGTCCGGCTCAACGGCACCGTGGTGGCACGCCCGCCGTACGCCGAGATGTACTGGTCGCCGGCGCAGATGCTGGCCCACATGACCGTCAACGGCGCCGCCCTGTCCGCCGCGGACGTGTTCGCCTCCGGCACGGTCTCCGGTGACGACAAGGACAAGCGCGGCTCCTTCCTCGAGCTGTCCTGGAGCGGCCAGGAGCCGATCGTCCTGGAGGACGGCAGCGAGCGGAGCTTCCTGGAGGACGGCGACACGGTCACCATCACCGGCTGGGCACCGGGGCCGGACGGCTCCCGCATCGGCCTCGGTGAGGTGACCGGGACGATCCTCCCGGCCACCCCCCTCGGCTGA
- a CDS encoding acyltransferase family protein, translated as MATGWSGPARGARQRVPGEGTKRRYLTGLDGLRAIAVVSVMLFHFDTGLDGGFLGVDVFFVLSGYLITSQLLTRWRDGQVDLKHFWTARIRRLFPAVALLLLVVSVVMLVLDRGGVRSYLGDVLAAGTYTSNWWYVFNERSYFEAAGRPPVLQHLWSLAVEEQFYVVWPLVVAGLTFAFVRPGARRWALLVLSVVGAVASSLWMGLGTAAADLPAAGDTSRFYFGTDSHAMGLLTGAALAALRDGRGFSDRLPALKPAGFLWTVVGLAGLVGLGWYFVAMDETSEGLYRWGFAALALLVAVLVVAATRPGPVESLLSLAPLRYLGTRSYSLYLWHWPIAAFTRPGIDVQWSEPVVMVVRWGLTLAAAELSYRLVENPVRKQGFRATWDRLRRVGRAPVTAASALVTGVAALAVGMTAVAVTTDQQRLQEQQVEEVLGDSEIGVDGDPSAGATDTGPGEDPNAEVPPAPGGDASPAPTSPPAPGEPSSSGDAPSSDPSGSGGPGATCDPTTITGDKVSHGAEEKWLGESQLAVDTLPPAADGLRLDDSTQCLDLTVFGDSVPMSAGPVLSRAFGALDLRADVGLQAKNVLGFAQEALDADDVDSEVVVIHTGNNGLIRKDDLVQVATDLAQKESVTRVVLVRPHAHGSWDEGNQEMFDELESEGLDDKIRIADWKGISADQSGWFLSDRTHPNYTGKMHYAQEIQRAVTED; from the coding sequence GTGGCGACGGGGTGGTCGGGGCCGGCCAGGGGGGCTCGGCAGCGCGTCCCGGGTGAGGGGACGAAGCGTCGCTACCTGACCGGTCTGGACGGCCTGCGGGCCATCGCCGTGGTCTCGGTGATGCTCTTCCACTTCGACACCGGCCTGGACGGCGGCTTCCTCGGGGTGGATGTCTTCTTCGTCCTCTCCGGGTACCTCATCACCAGCCAGCTCCTGACGCGCTGGCGGGACGGCCAGGTGGACCTCAAGCACTTCTGGACCGCCCGCATCCGCCGCCTGTTCCCGGCTGTGGCCCTGCTTCTGCTCGTGGTCTCGGTGGTGATGCTGGTGCTCGACCGCGGGGGTGTGCGCTCCTACCTGGGCGACGTGCTGGCAGCCGGCACGTACACCTCCAACTGGTGGTACGTGTTCAACGAGCGGAGCTACTTCGAGGCCGCGGGCCGGCCGCCGGTGCTGCAGCACCTGTGGTCGCTCGCCGTGGAGGAGCAGTTCTACGTCGTCTGGCCGCTGGTGGTGGCCGGGCTGACCTTCGCCTTCGTGCGTCCCGGTGCCCGCCGCTGGGCGCTGCTGGTGCTGTCGGTGGTGGGCGCCGTGGCCTCCTCGCTGTGGATGGGGCTGGGCACGGCTGCTGCCGACCTGCCGGCCGCCGGCGACACCAGCCGGTTCTACTTCGGTACCGACTCGCACGCCATGGGCCTGCTCACCGGTGCGGCCCTGGCCGCCCTGCGCGACGGGCGCGGGTTCAGCGACCGCCTGCCGGCCCTGAAGCCGGCGGGTTTCCTGTGGACCGTGGTCGGGCTGGCGGGCCTGGTCGGGCTGGGCTGGTACTTCGTGGCCATGGACGAGACGTCCGAGGGCCTGTACCGATGGGGTTTCGCCGCCCTCGCCCTGCTGGTGGCGGTGCTCGTGGTCGCGGCCACCCGTCCCGGCCCGGTGGAGTCGCTCCTGAGCCTGGCGCCCCTGCGCTACCTCGGCACCCGCAGCTACTCGCTGTACCTGTGGCACTGGCCGATCGCGGCCTTCACGCGCCCCGGCATCGACGTCCAGTGGTCCGAGCCGGTGGTGATGGTGGTGCGCTGGGGCCTGACCCTGGCCGCGGCCGAGCTCAGCTACCGCCTGGTGGAGAACCCCGTCCGCAAGCAGGGCTTCCGGGCCACCTGGGACCGTCTGCGGCGCGTCGGCCGTGCGCCGGTCACCGCGGCCAGCGCCCTGGTCACCGGTGTGGCGGCGCTCGCCGTCGGCATGACCGCGGTCGCCGTGACCACCGACCAGCAGCGGCTGCAGGAGCAGCAGGTCGAGGAGGTCCTGGGCGACTCCGAGATCGGCGTCGACGGTGACCCCTCGGCCGGGGCGACCGACACCGGCCCGGGGGAGGACCCCAACGCGGAGGTTCCCCCGGCGCCGGGCGGCGACGCGTCGCCGGCACCGACCTCCCCGCCCGCCCCGGGCGAGCCGTCGTCCTCGGGCGACGCCCCCTCATCGGACCCCTCGGGCTCCGGCGGCCCCGGCGCCACCTGCGACCCCACCACGATCACCGGTGACAAGGTCTCGCACGGCGCGGAGGAGAAGTGGCTCGGTGAGTCCCAGCTGGCCGTGGACACGCTCCCCCCGGCCGCGGACGGGCTGCGTCTGGACGACTCCACCCAGTGCCTGGACCTGACGGTCTTCGGGGACTCGGTGCCCATGTCCGCCGGGCCGGTCCTCTCGCGGGCCTTCGGTGCGCTGGACCTGCGGGCCGACGTGGGCTTGCAGGCCAAGAACGTGCTCGGCTTCGCCCAGGAGGCGCTGGACGCCGACGACGTGGACTCCGAGGTGGTGGTGATCCACACCGGCAACAACGGCCTGATCCGCAAGGACGACCTCGTGCAGGTCGCCACGGACCTCGCCCAGAAGGAGTCCGTCACCCGCGTGGTGCTGGTGCGTCCGCACGCCCACGGCAGCTGGGACGAGGGCAACCAGGAGATGTTCGACGAGTTGGAGTCCGAGGGGCTCGACGACAAGATCCGCATCGCCGACTGGAAGGGCATCTCGGCCGACCAGTCCGGGTGGTTCCTCTCGGACCGCACCCACCCGAACTACACCGGCAAGATGCACTACGCCCAGGAGATCCAGCGGGCGGTCACGGAGGACTGA
- a CDS encoding homogentisate 1,2-dioxygenase, with protein sequence MAYYRSVGTIPPKRHTQHRTPEGGLYYEELMGEEGFSSDSSLLYHRNIPSTITDARVWEVPDASLTPNHPLRPLHLRPHDLFGGDEPTEGVDVVTGRRLLMGNADVRLSYVVADTVSPWYRNAIGDECLYVERGHARVETVFGAFELEQGDYLIMPRATTHRWIPRDAGDVGYSEPLRVYAIEASSHIGPPKRFLSRFGQLLEHAPYCERDLRGPTEPLLAEDIGADRAEETEVYIRHRATGEGASGGQGGTIHTVPFHPLDVAGWDGCLYPYVFNVSDYEPITGRVHQPPPAHQVFEGHNFVVCNFVPRKVDYHPLSIPVPYYHSNVDSDEVMFYVDGDYEARKGSGIKQGSISLHPGGHAHGPQPGAYENSIGAEYFDELAVMVDTFRPLDLGEGGLACDDGRYAWSWHSTAQASQSEQRERARQEPPTASD encoded by the coding sequence ATGGCGTACTACCGCAGTGTCGGAACAATCCCCCCCAAGCGGCACACCCAGCACCGCACCCCCGAGGGGGGCCTGTACTACGAGGAGCTGATGGGGGAGGAGGGCTTCTCCTCGGACTCCTCCCTGCTGTACCACCGCAACATCCCCTCGACCATCACCGACGCCCGCGTCTGGGAGGTGCCGGACGCCTCGCTGACCCCCAACCACCCCCTGCGGCCCCTGCACCTGCGCCCCCACGACCTGTTCGGCGGCGACGAGCCCACCGAGGGGGTCGATGTGGTGACCGGTCGCCGGCTGCTGATGGGCAACGCCGACGTGCGGCTGAGCTACGTGGTGGCGGACACGGTCAGCCCCTGGTACCGCAACGCCATCGGCGACGAGTGCCTGTACGTCGAGCGCGGCCACGCCCGGGTGGAGACCGTCTTCGGCGCCTTCGAGCTGGAGCAGGGTGACTATCTGATCATGCCGCGGGCAACCACCCACCGCTGGATCCCGCGCGATGCGGGGGACGTCGGCTACAGCGAGCCGCTGCGTGTGTACGCCATCGAGGCCTCCAGCCACATCGGTCCCCCCAAGCGCTTCCTCTCGCGGTTCGGCCAGCTCCTGGAGCACGCGCCCTACTGCGAGCGGGACCTGCGCGGGCCGACCGAGCCGCTGCTGGCCGAGGACATCGGGGCGGACCGGGCCGAGGAGACCGAGGTCTACATCCGGCACCGCGCCACCGGGGAGGGCGCCTCCGGTGGGCAGGGCGGCACGATCCACACGGTCCCCTTCCACCCGCTCGACGTGGCCGGCTGGGACGGCTGCCTCTACCCGTACGTCTTCAACGTCTCTGACTACGAGCCGATCACCGGCCGGGTGCACCAGCCGCCGCCCGCCCACCAGGTCTTCGAGGGCCACAACTTCGTGGTGTGCAACTTCGTGCCCCGCAAGGTGGACTACCACCCGTTGAGCATCCCGGTGCCCTACTACCACTCGAACGTCGACTCCGACGAGGTCATGTTCTACGTCGACGGGGACTACGAGGCGCGCAAGGGCAGCGGCATCAAACAGGGCTCGATCAGCCTGCACCCGGGCGGCCACGCGCACGGCCCCCAACCCGGCGCGTACGAGAACTCGATCGGGGCCGAGTACTTCGACGAGCTGGCCGTGATGGTGGACACCTTCCGGCCCCTGGACCTCGGGGAGGGAGGGCTGGCGTGCGACGACGGCCGCTACGCGTGGTCCTGGCACTCCACGGCCCAGGCCTCGCAGTCCGAGCAGCGGGAGCGGGCGCGCCAGGAGCCGCCCACCGCGTCTGACTGA
- a CDS encoding Lrp/AsnC family transcriptional regulator, with product MHSDEDQPARSRLDELDRRILRLFLDAPHIGVLGASRELGVARGTVTARLARLEQRGVIRTWGPRLDPARMGYPVTAFVTLQVHQTPGHESVSAHLASIPQVIEAHTTTGDGDLLARVVAASNRDLQDVVDAVVAHPNVARASTVIALDERVPARSRELLRD from the coding sequence ATGCACAGTGACGAGGACCAGCCCGCCCGGTCCCGGCTCGACGAGCTCGACCGGCGTATCCTGCGGCTCTTCCTGGACGCGCCCCACATCGGCGTGCTGGGGGCCTCCCGCGAGCTGGGGGTCGCCCGCGGCACCGTCACCGCCCGTCTGGCCCGGCTCGAGCAGCGGGGCGTGATCCGCACCTGGGGCCCGCGTCTGGACCCGGCACGGATGGGCTACCCGGTCACTGCCTTCGTGACCCTGCAGGTGCACCAGACACCGGGCCACGAGTCGGTGTCCGCGCACCTCGCGAGCATCCCCCAGGTCATCGAGGCGCACACCACCACCGGTGACGGGGACCTGCTGGCGCGTGTGGTGGCCGCGAGCAACCGCGACCTCCAGGACGTCGTCGATGCTGTGGTCGCGCACCCCAACGTGGCGCGCGCCTCCACCGTCATCGCGCTGGACGAGCGGGTGCCCGCACGCTCCCGCGAGCTCCTCCGCGACTGA
- a CDS encoding heavy metal translocating P-type ATPase: protein MSTPPVLDNSPIELDLQGMTCASCANRIERKLNKLDGVEATVNYATEKARVQAPAGYDPQLLVDEVAKAGYTASLPAPPRDETGTAGETDAAGNADPELHSLRQRVIISAALTVPVIAMAMVPALQFTYWQWASLTLAAPVIVWGAWPFHKAAWTNLRHGAATMDTLVSMGTLAAFGWSLYALFLGTAGTPGMTHPFEFTVAPSDGAANIYLEAAAGVTLFILLGRYFEKRSKRQAGAALRALLELGAKEVTVLRDGREVTVPAGELQVGDEFVTRPGEKIATDGEVVSGSSAVDASMLTGESLPVEVGPGDTVTGATVNAGGRLVVRATRVGSDTQLAQMARLVEDAQTGKAEVQRLADRISGVFVPIVIGIAVATLGAWLGAGFPATAAFTAAVAVLVIACPCALGLATPTALLVGTGRGAQMGVLIKGPEVLESTRTVDTVVLDKTGTVTTGEMTLADAVSAEGSDREDVLRAAGALESSSEHPIARAIVAGARAELGDLPTPTDFSNLEGRGVRGTVDGHRVLVGRPALLADEGMPLGAHLQEALEAAQQQGRTAVAVGWDGAARGVLVVSDTVKTTSAEAIDRLRGLGLTPVLLTGDNEAAARHIAAEVGIEEVIAEVLPQDKVDVVRRLQEQGKVVAMVGDGVNDAPALAQADLGLAMGTGTDVAIEASDITLVRGDLRSAVDAIRLSRRTLSTIKTNLFWAFAYNVAAIPVAALGMLNPMLAGFAMAFSSVFVVGNSLRLRGFRSVSA, encoded by the coding sequence ATGAGCACCCCCCCGGTCCTGGACAACTCCCCCATCGAGCTCGACCTGCAGGGCATGACCTGCGCGTCGTGCGCGAACCGTATCGAGCGCAAGCTGAACAAACTCGACGGGGTCGAGGCCACCGTCAACTACGCCACCGAGAAGGCCCGGGTGCAGGCCCCCGCGGGGTACGACCCCCAGCTCCTCGTGGACGAGGTGGCGAAGGCGGGGTACACGGCCAGCCTCCCGGCCCCGCCCCGCGACGAGACCGGCACGGCCGGGGAGACGGACGCGGCCGGGAACGCCGACCCGGAGCTGCACTCCCTGCGCCAGCGCGTGATCATCTCGGCCGCCCTCACGGTGCCGGTGATCGCGATGGCGATGGTCCCCGCCCTGCAGTTCACTTACTGGCAGTGGGCCTCCCTGACCCTGGCCGCGCCCGTCATCGTGTGGGGCGCCTGGCCCTTCCACAAGGCGGCGTGGACCAACCTGCGGCACGGGGCAGCCACCATGGACACGCTGGTGTCGATGGGGACGCTGGCCGCCTTCGGCTGGTCGCTCTACGCGCTCTTCCTGGGCACGGCCGGCACCCCCGGCATGACCCACCCCTTCGAGTTCACCGTCGCCCCGTCCGACGGCGCCGCCAACATCTACCTCGAGGCCGCCGCGGGGGTGACGCTGTTCATCCTGCTCGGTCGCTATTTCGAGAAGCGCTCCAAGCGCCAGGCCGGGGCCGCGCTGCGTGCCCTGCTGGAGCTGGGCGCCAAGGAGGTCACCGTCCTGCGCGACGGCCGGGAGGTCACCGTCCCCGCCGGGGAGCTGCAGGTGGGCGACGAGTTCGTCACCCGACCCGGCGAGAAGATCGCCACCGACGGGGAGGTCGTCTCCGGCTCCTCGGCCGTGGACGCCAGCATGCTCACCGGCGAGTCCCTGCCGGTCGAGGTGGGCCCGGGTGACACCGTCACCGGCGCCACCGTGAACGCTGGCGGGCGCCTGGTGGTCCGCGCCACCCGCGTGGGCTCCGACACCCAGCTGGCGCAGATGGCCCGCCTGGTGGAGGACGCCCAGACCGGCAAGGCCGAGGTCCAGCGCCTGGCCGACCGCATCTCCGGGGTGTTCGTGCCGATCGTCATCGGCATCGCCGTGGCCACCCTGGGGGCCTGGCTGGGCGCCGGCTTCCCGGCGACCGCGGCCTTCACCGCCGCGGTGGCGGTGCTCGTCATCGCCTGCCCCTGTGCACTCGGCCTGGCCACCCCCACCGCGCTGCTGGTGGGCACCGGCCGGGGCGCCCAGATGGGGGTGCTCATCAAGGGCCCGGAGGTGCTCGAGTCCACCCGCACCGTCGACACCGTGGTGCTGGACAAGACCGGCACGGTCACCACCGGCGAGATGACCCTGGCCGATGCGGTGAGCGCCGAGGGCAGCGACCGCGAGGACGTGCTGCGCGCGGCGGGGGCCCTGGAGAGCTCCTCGGAGCACCCCATCGCGCGGGCGATCGTTGCCGGCGCCCGGGCCGAGCTGGGCGACCTGCCCACCCCCACCGACTTCTCGAACCTCGAGGGCCGCGGTGTCCGCGGCACGGTGGACGGCCACCGGGTCCTCGTGGGGCGCCCCGCCCTCCTGGCCGACGAGGGCATGCCGCTGGGCGCGCACCTCCAGGAGGCCCTGGAGGCCGCCCAGCAGCAGGGCCGCACCGCCGTGGCGGTCGGCTGGGACGGTGCCGCGCGGGGCGTGCTGGTGGTCTCCGACACCGTCAAGACCACCAGTGCCGAGGCCATCGACCGGCTCCGTGGGCTCGGGCTGACGCCGGTGCTGCTGACCGGCGACAACGAGGCCGCCGCCCGGCACATCGCCGCCGAGGTGGGCATCGAGGAGGTCATCGCGGAGGTCCTGCCGCAGGACAAGGTGGACGTCGTCCGCCGCCTGCAGGAGCAGGGCAAGGTGGTGGCCATGGTCGGCGACGGCGTGAACGACGCCCCCGCGCTGGCCCAGGCGGACCTGGGGCTGGCCATGGGCACCGGGACGGACGTCGCCATCGAGGCCTCGGACATCACCCTGGTGCGGGGCGACCTGCGCAGCGCCGTGGACGCCATCCGCCTCTCCCGGCGGACCCTCTCGACCATCAAGACCAACCTGTTCTGGGCCTTCGCCTACAACGTGGCCGCCATCCCGGTGGCCGCCCTGGGCATGCTCAACCCGATGCTGGCCGGCTTCGCCATGGCCTTCTCCAGCGTCTTCGTGGTGGGCAACAGCCTGCGACTGCGTGGCTTCCGCTCGGTCTCGGCCTGA
- a CDS encoding metal-sensitive transcriptional regulator, with the protein MEHSEHDHHHGYITDKEAYLKRMRRIEGQARGIARMIEEEKYCIDILTQVSAVTSALEGVALGLLEEHLRTCVVDAARTGDAEADALVKEATAAITRLVRS; encoded by the coding sequence ATGGAGCACTCAGAGCACGACCACCACCACGGGTACATCACCGACAAGGAGGCCTACCTCAAGCGCATGCGCCGCATCGAGGGGCAGGCCCGCGGCATCGCGCGGATGATCGAGGAGGAGAAGTACTGCATCGACATCCTCACCCAGGTCAGCGCCGTCACCAGCGCCCTGGAGGGTGTGGCGCTCGGGCTGCTGGAGGAGCACCTGCGCACCTGCGTCGTGGACGCAGCCCGCACCGGTGATGCGGAGGCCGATGCCCTGGTCAAGGAGGCGACGGCAGCCATCACCCGGCTGGTCCGTTCCTGA
- the hppD gene encoding 4-hydroxyphenylpyruvate dioxygenase → MTDTTLTALTNQEQAENLSVEQLKQLVGLVEYDGSNDPFPVTGWDSIVFVVGNATQAAHFYQSAFGMELVAYSGPENGNRDHKAFVLKSGNIKFVLKGAVDPQSPLLDHHRAHGDGVVDISLEVPDVDQCIEHARSVGATVLQEPTDLSDDHGTVRVGAIATYGETRHTLVQREVDGTRYAGPYLPGYEAREGTYVKREGSPKRLFQALDHIVGNVELGKMDEWVEFYHRVMGFTDMAEFVGDDIATDYSALMSKVVANGNHRVKFPLNEPAIAKKKSQIDEYLEFYGCAGAQHLALATNDIITTVDRMRAEGVEFLATPDSYYEDPELRERIGNVRVPIEELQKRGILVDRDEDGYLLQIFTKPIGDRPTVFFELIERHGSLGFGIGNFKALFEAIEREQELRGNF, encoded by the coding sequence ATGACTGACACCACCCTGACCGCCCTGACGAACCAGGAGCAGGCCGAGAACCTGTCCGTCGAGCAGCTCAAGCAGCTGGTCGGCCTGGTGGAGTACGACGGCTCCAACGACCCCTTCCCGGTGACCGGCTGGGACTCCATCGTCTTCGTGGTGGGCAACGCCACGCAGGCTGCGCACTTCTACCAGTCGGCTTTCGGCATGGAGCTGGTCGCCTACTCCGGCCCCGAGAACGGCAACCGCGACCACAAGGCGTTCGTCCTGAAGTCGGGCAACATCAAGTTCGTGCTGAAGGGCGCGGTGGACCCCCAGTCCCCGCTGCTGGACCACCACCGCGCGCACGGTGACGGCGTGGTGGACATCTCCCTGGAGGTGCCGGACGTCGACCAGTGCATCGAGCACGCCCGCTCGGTGGGTGCCACGGTGCTCCAGGAGCCCACGGACCTGAGCGACGACCACGGCACCGTGCGCGTCGGCGCCATCGCGACCTACGGGGAGACCCGGCACACCCTCGTCCAGCGGGAGGTCGACGGGACCCGCTACGCCGGCCCCTACCTGCCGGGCTACGAGGCGCGCGAGGGCACCTACGTCAAGCGCGAGGGCTCGCCGAAGCGCCTGTTCCAGGCCCTGGACCACATCGTCGGCAACGTCGAGCTCGGCAAGATGGATGAGTGGGTGGAGTTCTACCACCGCGTCATGGGCTTCACGGACATGGCCGAGTTCGTGGGCGACGACATCGCCACCGACTACTCCGCGCTGATGTCCAAGGTGGTGGCCAACGGCAACCACCGCGTGAAGTTCCCGCTCAACGAGCCGGCGATCGCCAAGAAGAAGTCGCAGATCGATGAGTACCTGGAGTTCTACGGCTGCGCCGGTGCCCAGCACCTGGCCCTGGCCACGAACGACATCATCACGACCGTCGACCGCATGCGTGCCGAGGGCGTCGAGTTCCTGGCCACCCCGGACTCCTACTACGAGGACCCGGAGCTGCGTGAGCGCATCGGCAACGTGCGCGTCCCCATCGAGGAGCTGCAGAAGCGCGGCATCCTGGTGGACCGCGACGAGGACGGCTACCTGCTGCAGATCTTCACCAAGCCGATCGGCGACCGCCCCACGGTGTTCTTCGAGTTGATCGAGCGCCACGGCTCGCTGGGCTTCGGCATCGGCAACTTCAAGGCGCTGTTCGAGGCCATCGAGCGCGAGCAGGAGCTGCGCGGCAACTTCTGA